The Gemmatimonadota bacterium genomic sequence GCTGACGTAGCTCAGTTGGTAGAGCACATCCTTGGTAAGGATGAGGTCACCGGTTCAATCCCGGTCGTCAGCTCTGGAAGGGTGGTGAGGATCGGCGCACGCGTGATGGCAGGTGCGCTGGTGGAGGCCTTATCGCAGCAGTCGGTCTTTATTGCCGCCTGCCGTCTACCGTCTGCCGTTTTCAGGAACTGACATGCCCCGCGACAAGATTATCCTCGCGTGTAACGACTGCAAGAATCGCAATTACTTCACCACGAAGAACAAGCGCACGCATCCCGAGCGTGTGGAGTGGAAGAAGTTCTGCCCGCGGTGCAACAAGCACGTCGTCCACAAGGAAACGAAGTAACCGTGACCACTGAAGTCGTCGCATCCCAGAGCTTGCCGCAGCGCGTCGTGCGTTTCTACCACGACGTGATGGCGGAGATGAAGAAGGTGACGTGGCCGGACCAGCCGCAGGTGCGGTCGCTGGCCATCGGCGTCATCGTCCTCTCCCTGTTCATCGGCGCCGTCATCGGCCTGATGGATCTGCTGTTCCAGTCGGTCCTCGTGCGCTGGATTCCCTCCCTGTTCGGAGGTTAGGCGTGGAGGTGCATCGTTGGTACGCCATCCAGACGACGGCAGGGCATGAGAACAAGGTGAAGTCGCTGATCCTGCGGAAGATCGAGCAGGACCCGCGGCCTGCCGAGGACAAGCTCATCCGTCAGGCAGTCGTGCCGACGCAGGAAGTGGTCGAGCTCAAGAACGGCAAGAAGGTGACGGTCGATCGCAAGCTGTACCCCGGGTATGTCCTTGTTGAGATGATGTGGAACCAGGAATCGTCGCACATCATCAACTCGATCCAGGGGGTCATCAAGTTTGTCCAGCACGGCCTCGGGGGCGCCACGCAGGAACCGATGTCGCTGCGGCAGGATGAGGTGCGGCGCCTCCTCGGGTT encodes the following:
- the nusG gene encoding transcription termination/antitermination factor NusG, whose product is MEVHRWYAIQTTAGHENKVKSLILRKIEQDPRPAEDKLIRQAVVPTQEVVELKNGKKVTVDRKLYPGYVLVEMMWNQESSHIINSIQGVIKFVQHGLGGATQEPMSLRQDEVRRLLGLADEKEEELPVEEIPFLIGQAVAITEGPFTDFNGTVEEVIPDKGKVRVSVSLFGRPTSVELDYLQLKGY
- the rpmG gene encoding 50S ribosomal protein L33 is translated as MPRDKIILACNDCKNRNYFTTKNKRTHPERVEWKKFCPRCNKHVVHKETK
- the secE gene encoding preprotein translocase subunit SecE, producing the protein MTTEVVASQSLPQRVVRFYHDVMAEMKKVTWPDQPQVRSLAIGVIVLSLFIGAVIGLMDLLFQSVLVRWIPSLFGG